The sequence acctttatttatttaagaaccaATAACTTTATTTGAAGAAACGGTAAAACTTGAACATATAAACTTAAGTGACCGTTTTGCAAGGGCAGTATGGCAGTACGCATGCTGGGCACGGTGGCCAGGGGAAGTCACCCCGTGGCTACCAGTCAGGCAGTCCAGGCTCAGTTCTTCTTGCTGGCATTCAGGGTGAGCGCGTCGAAGAGGTACTCTGCCAGGCCAGATTCTGGGGCTCCCATCTTGCGCAGTTGGGTGATATGGTCCCCCAACTCTTTGATGAACTCCACCTGTTCGTGCAGGCAGTGACTCTCCAGGAATTCGCACAGGTGGGCGTCCTTCTTGTCGATGGCCAGGTTATGCAGATTGAGCAGGCTCTGGTTCACTCTCTTCGCCAGGAGCATGGCGAACTCCATGGCCATCAGGCTGCTTCCCCAtccatcctgctgtggcctgtGGATGTTCTCCAGGAGGACTCGGCCCCCGCGCTGGTTCTGCAGCCACATCAGCCTCTCAGCCTGCTCCCTCTTCTTGAGAGACCGCTTCTGGAAGTACTGGGTGCAGTGATTCAAGGCCAATTCGTGGCTTTGAAAGTAGAAGGCAATGGATGTGTACACGTAGGCTGCGTAGAGCTCCAGGTTGATCTGGTGGTTGACAGCGGCCTCACAGTCTGGATGGTAGTTCTGGCGCACATAGGAGGGCGGAGGATTCGCCATTTCTGGAGGCCTGGGAGTAAGTGGCCAGGTGAGAGAGGCGTGCTCAAGCGACAGGCGGCCAGCTGTTAGCCGTCGGCGGTTGGCGGTTGGCTCTGAGGTGGGCCGGAAGAAGTGACCGTTAGCCGTTGGCGGTTGGCGGTTGGCTCTGAGGTGGGCCGGAAGAAGTGACCGTTAGCCGTTGGCGGTTGGCGGTTGGCTCTGAGGTGGGCCGGAAGAAGTGACCGTTACTCAAGAGcgttgggggaggggcggggaggacccGTCGCGGGGGGGGCGTGAGGGGGGCCCGAGGAGGCTGACAGCATTTTAGTTTGCCAGATTCCATCCCAGTCTCTGGGTGAGGAGGGCGTCTCAGTGCTGGGCACCTGGGgcatatgatattttaaaatgttactcatGAAGAGAAGTGAAACTGCTCTCAGTAAATCAACTGCACTTGATTTCTTTGAGCAACGTATTTGAATATCGTCCTAATGTGATTGTTTCATTAATCATAGTCCTTCTGTGGTATCATTGGTTACATTTAACATCACAAAGCTGTGAATGGCTTCACCATCCGTACTAACCATTCTGAGAGCCTGACTCCGTTCCTAGACCTTATTACTCCACTTTTCTCCTGTTCATCATCAAGCTCACCCTTCTCTGTCAGCAGAGCACCGCCTCCAAAATCTCACTGACTCTTCCCGCCTCTCCATCTTTCACTCTTTTTGAATTTGCTCTTCACTCCCTTTATTCTGTCTCATCTCTTCCTCGTTCAGCACAGCCCTAGGAACACATTCCTTCTGCCCTGTCTGCACCCCAATATAGACAGTTTCAATGATCTCAACACGGGCATCCTGGGTTGTTCACCCATTTCACCTGGTTTGCAAATTTCTTTCCTGTACAGACTTCAGTTTTCTCGGGCAGGAAACAAAAAATGTCGGTGCATTCTTAGAGAAAGCACACAATAATGTGGATGTATTCATCCCCCACAACCTCATTTGTACTTTAAGCTTTTAACTGTGTTCTAAGGAATAAGCCACAGTGGTTGGGAATACCACTGATCTCAATCTGCCTTTCattcgctcattcattcattcattcattcaacaaatatttattgattatctaAAATGGTCTAGTATTTGGGCGTATATTAGTAACAGAGAGAGCCAAAGTCTTTGGGATTTGTATTCTAgtggagaaacagatcaaaacaaaaggaaacataAAACTGGCATTTTTACCCCCTTATTGTCCCAAGTAAATACACAcaagatattacatatgtatatggAAATTAAAGATTGTAAATGTATTAGAATTCAAAGACATTAGAGTGAAAGACGTACCTAGGTATTTATAGCATTTATGCAataatttaataagcatttatatACTGAAAATGTATGTTGGACAGTATGAGTCTGGAAATACACAGAAGAATCAAATGTGGTCTCTGTTCTCAAGGTACAAGATAGAGTAACAGAATATTATAAGTGTTCTCAGATGGTTTTAAAGTTATGAGTAAAGGGCTTACTTTCAATTGAAGTTTTATTCCCAGGGTTTTGATTAATACCTTTTTGGAGGTGTCTATTTCTCTTTGGaagttaatgttatttttaaaatttatttatgttttgttttttaattttcacctaaaatatgtttttattgactttaaagagtggacgagagagagagagagagagagagagaaacactgatgtgagagagaaaaacatcaattggttatcTGTCATATGCTCCCCAACCTgagagcaaacctgcaacctaggtatgtgccctgaccaggaattgaacccatgacctttcagtgtatagaACAACGCTCCAATGCACTGAACCACACCCGCCAGGGTAGAAGCTTATGGCATTTTATAATCAGTGTTTGTGAAGAAAATCAAGGGTCAAATATTAAATGTCACAATGTAAACTTATCTAATCAGTTTAGACATATGTAattgtttaatctttaaaataactgaataatAACGTGTCTATTTGATAAGTTGATTGTCATGATAGAATCATACACTAGACATAGAAAATAACTACATGATCAGTTTCTCAATGAAGGAAAAATTTAATCTATATTTCCTTACACCATTgtttagttttaatataattgtaGACTTTCTAAATTCCCTTAGGAGATTTCATTGCCGATCTCACTATAAGAATCTATTTAAATAGAAGAAATCTTAATTTTGTAGACCACTTATTAGGTTCCAAGATTATTGAATAATTTATCCCTATAATTTTACTCTGCCTAATGTTTAAAAACTCAGTTTTCTaagtgaaatcaataaacaaacatcGGCTGGGCCCTCAAAATTCCATGAAagtaatatacatatgtataaacaAAGGCATTCTTTCCAGGTTTTCTTTAATGAGAAATGTAAAACTAAATATGAACACATAATGAATATAGGactgaaaatttatttgaaatttttgtggTCAGTTTTCATACTgtattagaagcccagtgcatgaaaattcatgcacttggcggagtgtggggtccctcagccaggtctgtgccctctcacagtcctggagtcCTCAGGGGCTGTCCTCctggcagcttaggcccactccccacagggccTAATGTACATCCAGATTTGTGCTGAACGATTGCAGCAGACATTGACTTTAATCTCATGTCCCCAAGAGTCTGTTTCACTTCACTTTGCTCACCAAGAGAATATATATGGGAccaatataaaattaattgttAATGACTTGATAATAGAatgcatattaatatatttgGTTTGAAATACTCAtgcattcaataatattttattttaaatatttcctattgtCACAGATACAGAGGTTGCTACAGAAGTTCTAATACCTTTTCCTACATAACAATTATGTTTAGGGAGAATATATTTGGTGCAATTATGCTAGTTAAAATTAAAGATCCAAAATATCTTGGTTGAAGCTGTAGATTTTTCGTTCACTAAAATCAAGTGAGTGTTTTTTTCAAACACGTTAGGAAAAAACCATAATCCTTTGAAACTTTTCTGATTCCATGCCTTACTCTCATATTGACCCAGAGAGTTAATAGAATAAGCTTATGTTTTATGCAATCGCTTTCCTTCATGATTTGACATGagtaattttctctcattttaattttctgaacttTTCTTCTACACTCTCAGTTGCTTACGTGCTGACTTCCTCATTCATAAAACTATAATTACCTCACTAGCCAATGTTAAAACTCAGTGAAAAACACAACTTATATAAAATTAAGTTTTGTATAGTATTTCCTGTGCATTACTCACATttcttaccttccctctgagcttaTCATTCTTCAGTTTTTGctcatactttaaaaacaaacagtgtccttttgatttatttctttgaaGGCTTTtgccattttcaaaaataaatctcTGAATATTTAAGGTCAGTTAACCATATTTAGGGAGTTTCAAATTCCTAGGAAATATCTGATTATTTAATAGCTTTCTGCCTAAATGGTTTTAAACCTCATTTACTTCAAGTGAATCAATGAGTTGGGCCATAttcttttttggttgttgttgttaatcctcacctgagcatacctttctattaatttataggagagtggaagggagaaggaaagagagagagagacatcaatgtgagagagtcacataaATTGGTTCCTTCCCACAGAAGACCCAGCAGGGACTGAGactcaaacctacaacccaggtaggttcccttgactgggaattgaacctgtgaccctttggagTGCAGGCCAactctccaaccactgagccacactgaccagggcaataTTCTTTGGGTAGAATATTAagattttggttttgcttttgtggATGGTGCTTTCAAGTTCTGATTTCTTACACGACAAACATTTCATGAAGAAAGGCTTATTAATCAGTCAAGTACTGTCAGCTGTATGACTTGCTTCTCTGTTAGTAGTGTTATCTCTTGATTTTGTCTAGCCAGAAAAGTGCTGATTCTTCCAAACCATTGATAGTGGTATGAATTTATACagcatatgtatgtatgtctgtacacacacacacacacacacacacacacacacacacacaataagaaGAGGGATTGAGTGCAAAGACAAAACCTAACATGCCTTGAAGGACGTGGATCGAAGATAAGTTATGGAGTATCTGGTGTATTTGGTGAGGCCACGGGTAGCCCACTAGAAAGGAAGAGGCTGTTGAAGCTGGAAATTGAGGGAAAGAGAACTAGTAAAAGGAATTCTTGAAGGATAATACCCTCCCTTTGGTCATTTGTGTGTAAAGCCCCTGGCTTGGAATAAAGGGGGGAGCTGTGCTGAGAGCAGCTTCTGGTGGCAGGGAATATTATTTTCTTGTACGTGTAGCTATTGCAACATAGCTCATCTTGGCTGTCAAAGATTAAAACCAAGAATGATAACTGGAAATGTCAGTAAGATGtccaaaataatttacaaatgcTTCTCTTTTTCACCAGGTCTCTATCAATTATCAATGCTtttgtccccgcccccccccctcccaattcTTCACTTTGGTCCTTTATCAAATGTATTTCTCAATTAACCTATTGAAAAATGCAGTTGTCCTTATGAGGCCCTTTCcccttaattcttttttctttccacattAATAATacctaatttttagaaaaattagcaTATAAATGAATCAAGGTACAGAATACTTCAAGTTAAAAAATCTATTCCTGTTTcactgttgtttattttttttttatttttgtttgtttgtttgtttatcgtcacccgaggatattttttcattgattttgagggagagtggaagggtagggtagaggcagagagagaaacatcaatgtgagagaggcatatcatggttgcctcctgtacatgccctgacctgggccaggatggaggtacatgcctttgactgtaatctaacccgggacccttcagtcctcaggccgacactctatccactgagccaaactagctagggcctgTTTCACTattaattgttaaatatattgATCATATCGGTGTATTTTAGCTAATCATTTTGTCTAGAGTGATTGTAGCTACAGGATGAAACAACATTCTCAGTTTATTCAGTTGTTACAAATGTAGGAGGAGAAGTGGAAATACAAATAACAAGATTCCATGCAGAACCAAGAGTCCACTTCCTTTTCTCTCACAGATACTGTTTTATAAAccactagaggaccagtgcattcgtgcaccagtggggtccctcggtgtggcctgtggggatcaggccgaaattgGCAGTCCAACGCCTCCTGGcgctcctgcctgctgcccccactCATCTTGGGCCCGCTGCACCTGTGCTggcttgcgcccagtcagtcccaatcgggagaggcttgcgccAGCACAGCAGtgcttaccagccatgagccctgtgtctggcaacCGAAGGTCAGCTGAAAGGCACTccgcctgtgggagtgcactgaccatcagggggcagctcctgcatggaatgtctgccccctggtggtcaatgcacatcatagcaaccagttgaccagtcgtttggtcgcttaggcttttatatataaagatggtGGTGATTTTCCTGGCCATGCTATTAAATATATTTGGTCAGATTACATTCTAAATTAAACCACTTCATTGGATTAAATGTATGGGACACTTGATTTTATAAAACTACTTCATAGCTGGATAATGTAGAGTATCCCTTAGGCTATCTTCTTGCAAAAGAGTGCTGTTGGGTTAAATGAACAAGAGAAAGCAGGTAATAATATAATGTTAGGActatctttataaaataattcaatttatattttgtGATAAGTTCAATAATACCTTAGAAAACCATGGTGTGTGCCAAATACATCCATTGGTTTGTTCAGATAAAGTTTTGATAgctaatattattaactatactaTTTAGTTAATGTTATTAACAAAAGTTGGGACCTTAATGTGAAATGTGATATGAATGCATATTATCAGTTACTAGTAGCTCTGCGCATTAATCTGTGCATGAATAGctcgctgccgcttgcctcagctggcctgcCGACCCACTGCCACTTGCAGCTCTCCACTGCATATAGATCGCAgctccgccctcctgtagctctcctgtagctctcccccacttgtagctcactgtcTTGCCCTCCTGGTGATCGGTCATTACGCATCACGGTGTaatgaccattagcatattagctctttattatttaggattctgaataaatattattattatcataaaaTTAATAACCCATATTTCACAATTCAGACTAGAGTgatgtaatttataaataatactaatattgaatattttttgcccACTCTTCCAATGTTGGACATAAGACAGGTAAAGTAGACATTGGTGGGAACATGCATCTTAGctgattttatgtgtgtgtgtccagtgaatttttaattctttaaaagatgaaaatgttgCATTAGACACCAAGGAGTAAAATTAATCCAGCAGTAGTAGATAACTGAAAATATTGATTATTATGCATTTTTCATATCCTAGCTAataagagtaatgtgcaaattaacaatcactccaccacacccaccagccaatcagagcaagtatgcaaattaaccccagctaagatggctgcggccacagagagcaggagggaggcttgaatttccctggcaatggaggaaaccaagctttccacacaccctggcaggcccaggcctccactcaaggctacaaagtttcaattatagaagttaaataaattccaacagaaatggcggcagccacggagctggaagagccggaggctagggttgccctgggcaatggagaaagccaagcttctgcagccctggccagcctaggcctccactccagactacaaagtttcaattatagaagataaataaattccaacagaaatagctgccgccatggagcgagcaggaggctttgctccactccaggctacaaagtttcaattgcagaagataaattccagataccagggcctccgcttgggtcgctagggggtgtggctgacctgcaaaccaccacaggcctctcgcccaggccgccccatgccccaagggaaaccccaccctgatcagggatacccttcagggcaaaccagctggcccccacccatgcaccaggcctctgtcctatctaataaaagagtaataaacagattgaccatcactccaacacacaagatagctgcccccatgtggtcaaagatcctgcccccatgtggacacaagatggccaccacaagatggccagcaggggagggcagttgggagggaccaggcctgcaagggagggcagttgggggcgatgaaccctgtaggggagggcagttaggggtgaccaggctggcagacgagggaagttgggggcaaacaggatggcaggggagcagttagacatcaatcaggctggcatgggactggttagggggtgatcaggatggcaggcagaagcggttaggggcaatcaggaaggcaggcaggcgagcagttgggagccagcagtactggaatgtgagagggatgtccgactgcccggttagacccgatcccggtgcgatcaggcctaaacagcagtcggacatccctcgaggggccccggattggagagggtgcaggctgggctgagggaccaccccccctcccccgccgtaatcgaatttcatgcactgggcctctagtccataatatAAAGTGATTCTGTAAATTTTTTGCCAGCTACTAGAAGATTTATGATAGTTCTTTGAATGCATCTGCCAAAGTTTCATCAATAGAAAAGTGAGGTCAACCAAATTCCTTTGATTATATCAGCAGACATAAAGCAGTGACATTTATATGTCCTCAGATAAAAGTTTATAACTTTAACAACACAATAAATGGTCAAGATTTTAGCCATTTGCCAGGTCTTCTAACTATATACCAGAGAATTTCATGTGTACCTGGCATGAACCACCTTTATAAAACAGAACTGCCTGTGCTTGATTACTTCTTAaatattatgataaaatatacCTTCACTGAGATAAGAATACCTGTCACATTTTTTCtgcaatttatataaaaataaaatgaaccttCTAGAAATATGCAAAACATATTAGCCTGATGTTTTCACCTTGGGAATGTgagtgaaagatgaaacagagggccagagaccagggagcagggaccaagacacaggctttattggagagaaGACCCCTGGTGgctcccttccagagggaaaaaaagagggtgTGCCAGGGTGTAAGCGCCTTTTGagtggaggaaaggaggagacagggcttagggcactcagctgATGAGTgatttcatgtaaggcacatgattagggacctaggaacttaggaattgggggcttagggtatttggcagctgctgattggtggttcaatgtacagtccatataaggtgttcaggaatgtctaGCTGCAGGTAGACTTTATGTCATActcgtccatcagttgggggaagggacaaTCTATCATTGAGTATGTCACTTGTTTGCCATTAGTCaagttcctcattttaaaaagtggtcttGGACTCTACTGCTGGAGATCCTATAGTAAAATGATTTAATGTCCAGAGATTTCAACCCTGGGCTGTGAATCAAAATCAACTGAGGGAATTCTCATTCAGTATTTTGGGATAGAACTCTGGGATATGTCCTTTTAAAGAAGAGCTACAAGTGACTCAAACCTAGCCAGGATATGGAATAgtgattttatattatttggtGCAAAGAACAGAATGAGAATCTCAAACCTATATATTGCTTATAACTTATCTCAATATTATAccttgctaagaaaaaaaaatgtaagcgtTTGTAGCAGTTGTAAAATAGCTGCCATATATCTCATTATAAGAAAAGATAGTTATAGTGTTACTGGTAGAAAAAATGATTAGAATGGGCAATGCATTAGGCTTCTCCAGAGAACAGACCTAATAGTAAAGTAGATCATTAATATAAGAGCAGAGAAGAGGGGGAGAATGAGAGAGTGAAAAGCTGAGAGAGAGATTCATTTAAGTAATGGGCTTATGTGATTGTGGGGGCTAGCAAGTGAGAAATCTGCAGGGCAGGTGAGCAGGGTGGAAATTCAGGCAAAAGTTCATATTGTAGTCTTGAGTTCTAAGACTGGAAAATTCAGACAGAATTTCTATTTTGCAATCTGTAGGCATAGgtcattctcttttttaaaaatttattttaccgaggaaggaaaggaaagggacacATCCATAggaaagagacacatccatgggacccacaacccaggcatgtgccctgactaagaatcaaacctgtgaccttctggtacatgggccaacactctaaccagctCAGGTGATAATTCTTTCTTTTGGGAGGCTTTCAGCCTTTGCTCCCAAGgctttcaactgattggatgatgCTAATGCACACTATAGAGGGATTATCTGTTTTATTAAAAGCCtacttatttaaatgttaatcacatctgaAAAACACCATGGTAACTTCTAGACAAAACAACTGGGTACCATAGCCTAGCCAAgtttacacataaaattaaccatcacatctGGTAAACTTTAGTGAGGGCTGATGCCAGCAGAAGAATGTCTAAGTGAGTTCAATCAGAGTGAATGTGAGTGGGTATATAAGAAGGGTTGGTCATGCTgtgtgggtgggggaaggagcaAGGTTGCAAACCACCTGAGTCTGTTGGGGCATGAAAATGGTGTCCTGAGTCAGTGTTAAGTCTACAGTAAATTTGGAAGGCAACTGAGTGTGGGAAGAGGCACACAGTAGCCTTTCCTTGTGTCTCATGTCCTCTATAGTTTGGAGTAGTTCTGGTCAGATTTGGGACTAGTTAGGCATCATTTAACCAGTGAGTCTCATCATATTGATTTTCATAGTTTATTCTCATTCCCTTTTTCACCTGTTCATTCATTATATGCTGCTCAAGTTAGTCTTTCAACTTGCTTGAGCATTTGCTTATTAGCTTGGTGGGTGTTGCTTTGGGTTGTCAGTTCTGCAGTATTCGTTTTTGGAGTAACACTTCATACTAAGGCAGTTACTGCCTGTTGATTGAACAGGCCAGTTGTAATTTCTCTGCACTCTATAATGAAGTCAC comes from Eptesicus fuscus isolate TK198812 chromosome 1, DD_ASM_mEF_20220401, whole genome shotgun sequence and encodes:
- the LOC129149114 gene encoding ferritin heavy chain-like, which translates into the protein MANPPPSYVRQNYHPDCEAAVNHQINLELYAAYVYTSIAFYFQSHELALNHCTQYFQKRSLKKREQAERLMWLQNQRGGRVLLENIHRPQQDGWGSSLMAMEFAMLLAKRVNQSLLNLHNLAIDKKDAHLCEFLESHCLHEQVEFIKELGDHITQLRKMGAPESGLAEYLFDALTLNASKKN